The genomic interval CGGCCGGCGGTGGCGTGATCGTCTTGCCCAGCCGCTCGGCCGCAGCAAAGCGGCCGGTGAGTAGTCCGATCGCGGCAGATTCAACGTAACCTTCCACGCCGGTGATCTGCCCGGCAAAACGCAAACGCGGACAGGCGCGGAGCCGCAGTGTCTCGTCCAGCAGCTTGGGGCTGTTCAGGAAAGTATTGCGATGTAGCCCGCCGAGCCGTGCGAATCGCGCGTTCTCCAATCCCGGGATCATGCGTAGCACGCCGGTCTGTTCGCCATAGCGCATCTTGGTCTGGAAGCCGACCATGTTCCACAGGGTACCGAGCGCGTTGTCTTGGCGAAGCTGCACCACCGCATAAGGCTTGGTGTCCGGATCGCGCGGATTGGTCAGCCCCGTCGGCTTCATCGGCCCGTGGCGCAGCGTCTCGCGCCCGCGCGCGGCCATCTCCTCGATCGGCAGGCAGCCGTCAAAGTAGGGCGTGTCCTTTTCCCAGTCCTTGAAACCGACCGTCTCGGCATCGAGCAGCGCATCGATGAAGGCGTCATACTGCGCCTTGTCCATCGGGCAGTTGATGTAGTCCGCGCCGGTGCCGCTGGGGCCGGGCTTGTCATAGCGCGACTGGAACCAGCAAACGTCGAAGTCGATACTGTCGCGGAACACGATCGGCGCGATGGCGTCGAAGAAGGCCAGCTCACTCTCGCCTGTCAGGGCCTGAATGGCCTCGCTCAGGGCCGGGGAGGTCAGCGGTCCCGTTGCTATGATGACGCTATCCCAGTCCTCCGGTGGCATGCCGGCGATTTCGCCGCGCTCCACCGTGATCAGCGGGTGCTCGTGAATGTGGCGCGTGACATCGGCCGAAAAACCCTCGCGGTCCACGGCAAGCGCGCCGCCGGCGGGGAGCTGGTGCCGGTCGCCTGCGGCCATGATGAGCGAGCCGGCGCGGCGCATCTCTTCGTGCAGCAGGCCGACCGCGTTGGTCTCCGCGTCGTCCGAGCGGAAGGAGTTGGAGCACACCAGCTCGGCCAGCCCGTCGGTCTTGTGCGCGTCCGTCTCGCGCGTCGGACGCATCTCGTGCAGGATCACGGGCACACCGGCGTTCGCGGCCTGCCAGGCGGCTTCCGAGCCTGCGAGGCCGCCACCGATGACGTGAATCGGTTGGAGCTTTTCCGTTGTCATGTCCCGGATCGTAGTTATGGCCTGCCGGTGAGGCAAGGTGCGCGAGTGTGGCACCGCAGCGACAACCCGGGCAAAACGCGGCGCGTTCACGGGCCTGTCAATTCCCGGCTCATTGGCGTGATGCTATATCTCCCGATAATCTTTGATCGTGCCACTGGTCTGCACGCTTCACCCTAACGGATCAGAGATGCGAAAGTTGCTGTTTGCCGCCACGGCAGTCGTGGTCCTTTCCGGTTGCACTTATGAGCGGACGGGCTCGCCTTCGCTGCATTATAACGAATTCAAGACGGTCCCCCCGCGCGGCAACACGGTGACGGTGTGCCATGCCTATGGGTGCCAGGAGCAGACCAAGTTTCGATTCACGAGCGCGGATATCGCCAAGATCCGCAACATCATCCGCACCACGAAGAAGGCGGACACGCCCCATGAGGAGCGCCGCGGCGTTGCATACGCGATCGCCTGGATAGAAAAGCGCGTCGGCAAGGCAATCGGCACCGACAAGGACCGCGCGGGAATGGAGTTCGCCGGATCCGGCGACCCGACACAGCAGGATTGCGTGGACGAGGCAACGAACACCACCAGCTACCTGATGGTGATGCAGCACAACAACCTGTTGAAGCATCACCGTGTGGCCCGCCCGTTCTCAAAGGGAAACATCCTCATGGGCGTGAAATACTGGCCGCACTGGACTGCGGTGCTGGTCGAAAACGAGACCGGCCAGCGTTACGCCGTCGACAGCTGGATCTATGATAACGGCGTGAATCCGGCGGTCGTGAAGGCCGAGGAATGGTACCTCGAAGATCTCGATAACCTGCCGGATTCGACGACCTGACTCATGGATCAGCTGGCCGCGGCCATGCGGTCAGCGATCCGTGCCTCGGTTGCTCTGATCAGCTCGTCCTTGAGCGCTTGCAACTTTGTCTTGTCGCTATAGAAGGTCTCACGGTCGACAGGCATGTGCTGCGCTTCCGCAAGCGCCCGCAAATCCTGCTTCCGCTTTATCGGGTTGAGCCTGCGCTTCACGCCCGCCATCCCTTCGGTTTGCATCACTGCCACAAGGCTGAATGCATTGGGATCGAAGCCGGCTTTTGCCTTTCGCGCGCGCGCTGGCTTTTGAATTTCGGCAATCGCGCCGCGCGGGAGCGCATTCACAAGCTTTTCCGCGAACTCTGGCCTTTGACGGGCCTCCTCGAGAACGACCTCGAAAATTTTCGCCAGGATCTGGTCAGCGGGGACTGGATTCTCGGATTTAGTCATGCACTGGTCTCCTCGCCCGAGCTGCGGCGTCTTTCAACGAGGGGCAGCAGCTCACTGTAAAGCGTTTCGACATGCGGCAGCGCCGATTTGTATTTCTGGCGGATTGTCCGGCGGTTGGCTTCCCAGTCAAAAGCATTGGCAATCGCCGCAGTCTGCGGAATGCGCGTTTCCATTATCGGATGGAACGCGGCCATTTCGTCGACCAAGCGGTCGTGGATTGACGTTTCGCGATACATGTTCGCAAGGGTGACATAGCGGCGCTGATCCATCGGGATGTCCTTTAGCTGCCGCGGCGGGTAGCACTCCTCGATCATCCGGCCGATTCGGTCAACTGCAAACAAGGATACATAATCGGGGCGAAAGGGTACGAGGACGATGTCGGCGACCGCGATGGATGCCCGGGTGGAGAATGAAATGCCGGGCGGGCAGTCCAGAATGACGAGATCGTAGCCGTCTCCGGCATGGCGCAAAAGCGTCCTGAAACGGGTAGTCACCGCTTCTTCGACCTGATGAAAGGGCGTTCCCTGGGAGGCAAGCCGCACCATGATTTCATGCTCGCGGTCTTCAATTTCCAGCGAGCCCGGCATGAGCGTCAAGGGAGGGACGCCGCCATCTTGTGCGCGGAGATCAGAGGCCTCAGGGAGGATGTACGAAGCAGGCTCCACAGGTTTGAGCGGAAAGAAATCGTATATGTAGTCGGCCAGGGTCGCATTTCTTTTGCGCGCCTTCACCCAATTCTCTCCGCCGATAAGGATAAGCGAGGCGTTCGCCTGCGCATCCACGTCAATGAGCAGCACACGCATTTCGCCCCAGACGGAGAACGCGTGCGCGACCATTGTAGCGACGGTCGACTTTCCGACACCGCCCTTCCGGTTTGCGACGGCGAGTATCGTCCCCATGACACCCTCCCTTCGCTGCAAGAACCTGCAGAAAAATAGAAGAAGTGTGCATTTGTGTAAAATGCGCGAAGAATTGTCTGGATTTTGGTGGTATTGGCAAGTCGCTGGGCTGAGGGTGCGCGCTACTGGGCAGGAGCTCTGGTCTTAACCCTCGATCTTCGAGAAGTCAGCGATCTGGCCTGCGGCGGCGCGGATTTGCGCGAGCAGCTTCAGCCGGTTCTCGCGCTGGCGCGGATCGTCGGCATTGACGGTGACATGGTCGAAGAAAGCATCGACCGGCGCGCGCAGCTTGGCGATCTCACCCATGGCCTTTTCGAAATCCTCGGCCTGGAGCGCCTTGGCGAGCGTGCGGTTCACGCCCTTGATGGCGTCGTGCAGCGCGCGCTCCTCATCCAGCGCGAACAGCTTGGGCTGTGGCTTGCCATCGTAGCTGCGCCCGTCCTTTTTCTCCTCGATGCGGAGGATGTTCGCCGCGCGCTTGACGCCGGCCAGCAGGTTCGCGCCGTCCTCCGTCTCCAGGAAGCGGCCGAGCGCCTCCACGCGCGCCACGATGATCAGCAGGTCGTCCTGGCCGGCCAGGCCGAAAACCGCGTCGATCAGGTCGTGGCGCACGCCCTGCTCGCGCAGATGCACCTTGAGCCGGTCGGCGAAGAAGCCGAGCAAGTCCAGCGCGACGGCAAGCGCCGCCTGCTTGGTCTTTTCCGCGAAGGCCTCGGCGTGTTCGAAGGTGTCGAGCCGGTCGGCGATCAGGTCGGCATAGCCCTGCGGGGCCAACCCATGCGTTTCCAGATCAAAGGCTTCCGCAACGTAGCGTTCGTGCTGCTCCTGGCTGACATGCAACCAGACATTGGCGATCGGCATCGCGAAATAGGACAGCAGGTTGAGCCGCAGACGGTTCTCGAGGATGATCCGCACGACCCCTAGCGCGGCGCGGCGCAGGGCGAACGGGTCCTTGCTACCCGTGGGCTTTTCGCCGATCGCCCAGAACCCTGCGAGCATGTCGAGCTTGTCCGCGAGCGCCACGGCGATCGATTCTCGCGCGGAGGGCACCTCGTCGGACGGGCCGACCGGCTTGTAATGCATGGCGATAGCATCGGCCACGGCTTCGTCCTCGCCGCTTTCCAGCGCGATGTAGCGGCCGATGACACCCTGCACCTCGGGGAACTCGCCGACTGTCTCGCTGACCAAATCGGCCTTGGCGAGCCGCGCGGCGCGCTCCGCCCTGTCCGCGTCCGCGCCAACCACCGGCGCGATCGCGCGCGCCAGCCGGGCGATCCGGTCCACACGCTCGCCAACCGTGCCCAGCTTGTCATGAAAGGTGATCTGGTCGAGCTTGGGCGCCATCGCTTCCAGCCCGCGCGCTCGGTCATTGTCCCAGAAGAACTTGGCGTCCGACAGCCGCGCGCGGATCACACGCTCATTGCCCTCGATGATCGCCCTGCCGCCGTCATCTGCCTCGATGTTGGCGACGACAATGAAGCGGTTTGCCAGCGTTCCGTCGCTCCGGCGGAGCGAAAAGCATTTCTGGTGTTCTTTAAGGGAGGTCATGAGGACTTCCGGCGGGATGTCCAGGAAGTCCGCGTCGAAGGTGCCGGACAGCACCACGGGCCATTCGACAAGCCCTGCGTTCTCGTCGATCAGCCCGTGGTCTTCGACTAACTCAAGGTCCTGCTCGGAAGCCAGGCGCCTTGCTTCTTCTCGTATAAGTTGCGCCCTCTTCGGTCTTGCAACTATGACGTTAACCTTCTCCAGCGCGGTTGCATAGTCCTGCGCGCGCGCGATCGATATAGACTTTGGTCTAATAAGGTTGTCCGGCTCGGCCGCCATGAAGCGGTGGCCTTGGGTGACGTCGCCGCTGCGGATGCCGTCGACCTCCAGATCGACGACCGCGCCGTCCAGCGTGCAGACGATCCCATGAAGCGGGCGCACCCAGCGCAGGGCTCCGGTGCCCCAGCGCATGGATTTCGGCCAGGGGAACTTTCGCACCACCTGCGGGACGATCCGCGCGAGAGCGTCAGCGGCCGTCTCGCCTGCCCGCTCGATTACGGCGACGTAGTATTCACCACGCTTGTCGGCGCGGGTCTCGCACTGGTCGAGGGCTTCAAGCCCCGCCGCGCGCAGGAAGCCGTCTATGGCCTTTTCCGGCGCGCCGACGCGCGGCCCCTTGCGCTCCTCCCGACGGGGCGGCGACCGCTCGGCCAGCCCTTCGATGGTCAGCGCCAGTCGGCGTGGGGTGGAAAACGTCTCGGTGGCGCCAAAGGTGAAATCAGCCTCCGCAAGAGCGTCGCAGACCAGCTTTTGCAGATCGGCTTCCGCGCGGGCCTGCATCCGCGCGGGGATTTCTTCGGAAAACAGTTCGAGCAGCAAATCAGGCATGGCTTATTCCGTGCTGCGAGCTGGGCGCGTCATTCTTCCAAGTCGGGTTTGAGCTGGCGCCACATATAGGCCCGGCCGTCCGGAAAGCGCGCCACGATCCGATTGGTCACGCCGAACTCGTCGCGCGCCGCAAGATAGGCTTTCGCCTCGCCGGCCTTGAGCGCGCCAGAAAGGGCCTCGGCGTCGAAGCAGTCGAACCAGTCGGGCGCGACCAGCGGCGCGGCGTCTTCGGCCACCGGCGCATCCGGCGCTTCGGCCAGGTTGAAACACGCTCGCAGCTTCAGCGGCGAAGTGGGCGCGTCGATCCCGCGCCAGTCGCTGACCGGGTAACTCTGCCCGGCGATTTCGACGCTGTCGGCTTTGATCTCTTCGTAATAGGCGCGCGTCTGGAAGTACCAAAGGGCCGCGCCGAACACGACCGTGAACAGGAGAAAGCCGACAATCAGGACGCGCCCCTTCATGCGCCGCCACCCTCGGTCTTCAGCCACGCGGCGCAGCACTTCTTCGCCAGTTCGCGCACGCGCAGGATATAGCTCTGCCGCTCGGTCACGGAGATCACGCCGCGCGCATCCAGCAGGTTGAAGATGTGGCTGGCCTTGATGCACTGGTCGTAAGCGGGCAGCGCCATCAGGTGCCGTTCGCCCGCCTCGCCCGCATCGAGCAGCGCCTGGCATTGGCCTTCCGCGTCGCGGAAGTGCTGGAACAGCTTGTCAGTGTCGGCATGTTCGAAGTTGTAGCGGGAATATTCCTGCTCCGGCTGCAGGAAGATGTCGCCGTAGCGCACGCGCTCATCGCCCGTGCGCCCATTGACGTTCAGGTCGAAGACATTGTCGACGCCTTGCACATACATCGCCAACCGCTCCAGTCCGTAGGTCAGCTCACCCGTCACAGGATTGCAGTCGAACCCGCCGACTTGCTGGAAATAGGTGAACTGGCTCACCTCCATGCCGTCGCACCAGACCTCCCAGCCGAGGCCCCAGGCGCCGAGCGTCGGGCTTTCCCAGTCATCCTCGACAAAGCGGATGTCGTGGCGCTGCGGGTCGATGCCGATGGCGAGCAGGCTGCCGAGATAGAGCTCCTGAAAGTCCGGTGGCGACGGCTTCCAGGCCACCTGAAACTGGTAATAGTGCTGCAGCCGATTGGGGTTCTCCCCGTACCGGCCGTCGCCCGGTCGGCGCGAGGGTTGGACATAGGCCGCTTTCCACGGGCGCGGCCCGAGCGAGCGCAGCGTCGTCGCCGGGTGGAAGGTGCCCGCGCCAACCTCCATGTCGTAGGGCTGCAGGATCACGCAGCCATGCGCGCCCCAGTAGTGCTGCAGCGTCAGGATCAGGTCCTGGAAGGACTCCTTCGGCCGCAGATGGGACGCAGCAGGTGCGGCGGTGTGTCCGGTGCGTTGTTCCATGGGTGATGTCTGGTGGTCTGGCGCGTCGTCCGCGCGGTCGTTTCGCGGCGCAACCTACGCCCGCACGCGGGATCGGTCAACGCGGCGTGGGAGCGGCCGGCCAATGGTCAAGAGGGTTTTTGCGCGGCGTGGCCCGATCACAGCCCGTAACGCGCCCACAGCGCCCGCTCCTCCAGAGCGGAGACCAGCTCGTCCGCCCAGCCATGCGTGAGCCCGCGCGAAAGATCGGGCATCTCGGCACGACTGACGCCAACGCCGCGCGCGCGGCGGAAGAACAGGCTGCGCTCCGGCGAGATCAGCCGCAGGCGCACATCCTCGCCATAAACTTCGCGCATGCGCGAGCGCACATCGCTCAAGCCGTCGATCAAGCCCAGTTCCTGCGCCTGTCGGCCGGTCCAGAACTCGCCTGTGAAAAGGTCGTCGCCCGCCTGCTCGATCTTCGAGCCGCGACGCTGCTTGACGAGGTCGATGAAGTCCTGATGGACGATCTTCTGGATGCGCTTGAGCCGTTCGACATCTTCCGGGTCCTCCGGCTGGAACGGGTCGAGCGTCATCTTCTTCTCGCCCGCGGTGTAAACCCGTCGCTCGACGCCGAGCCGCTGGATCGCCTCATGCAGGCCGAAGCCGGCCGACAGAACGCCGATCGAGCCGACGATGGACGATGCGTCGGCGAAAATCTCGTCGCCCGCCAACGCGAGGATATAGCCGCCGGAGGCCGCCACATCCTCGGCGAACACATAGACCTTCTTGGCCTCCTCTTGCGCCATCGCGCGGATGCGCTGATAGATCAGGCGCGACTGAACCGGCGAGCCACCCGGCGAATTCACGATGACTGCGACGGCGGGGCTGTCCTTGAAGGAAAACGCGCGCTCGATCACGCCGGCGACGACGCTCAGCGACAGGCCTTGGCGCAGCGGCGTAGCCATGCCGATGGTGCCGGTCAGGCGGATCACCGGGATGAGCGTGCCCGCAGCGGTCCAAGCCTCGGGGAGCACGGCCCGCAGCGGGCCGAGAACGTTGATGCGCGCCATTTTCTGTCCTTGTTCGCCGGTTGGTCATGCGCGCGGCGGGGCGCCCCGCCGACCGTGCGCCTAACATAATCAGCATGAACGTGAAGTCTACTGCTCAGCGGCCTCGTCTAGGGGAAGGGCGGCACCGTAGCGCAAGAGAGCTTCGGCCGTGTCGGTATAACGTCCGTCGGGGCGGTGCAGCGTCAGGCCTGGCAGCATTTGCAGCGCGGCGCGGCTGCCTTTCGTCGCGCTGATAATGATGCGCGTGGCGGGCGCGTCGGCTCGGGGGAACAGCGGGAAAAGGCGGACGCCGCCGAAGCGGCCTTCCAGCGCGGCCAGCACGGCCGGCAGCGCATCGGCGCGGTGGATCATCCAGAGACGTCCCCGCGGCCTGGCACAGGTCGCGAGGAATCGCACCCATGCATCCAGTCCGCCTCGTGTCATGACATGGGCGCGGCGCTTGTCAGCATTGCCCGGCGCCCGCGCGCTTTTGGCCGGCAAATAGGGCGGGTTGGCGACGACATGCTCGTAACCTTCGCGGCGTATGCCTTTCGCTTCCAGCGCAGGGAATGGGCCGGTCACGTCGCCGTTGATGATCTCCACACGATCGGAAAGACCGTTACTGGCCGCGTTCCGTCTTGCGAGTTCGCTCAGAGCGGCGTCGATCTCCACGCCGGTGACGTGCAGCCGCGGCAGCCGCCACGCCAGGCACAGCGCCACCGCGCCGACACCGCAGCCCGCCTCCAGCGCCCGCACCGGGCCGTCCGCCGCCACGCTCGCCGCCAGCATGACCGCATCCGTTCCCGCCCGCGCGCCCTTGAGCGGCTGGAGCAGATGCAGCGCGCCGCCGAGAAACGCGTCATCCGTTAAAGATTCGATGTGGTCATCGCTCATACGGGTGGGCGCTGATGTCAATGCCGGCCTCCGTCATGAGGTCGACCGCCCGGCGCCAGTCCTCATCCTCGACCATCACGCGCCGCGGCAGAATACCGATCGAGCCTTCCATCACGCTCATGTGACCATCCAGGACTGCGTGGTCGATATTGGCTTCGGTGAGCAATGATTCGACGAACGAGATCAGCACAGCGTCGTTGGTTTGCAGGAGGATCTTCATAAGCGGCGTTCGGGTTTCTGGCCGCGTTTGTACGGCCGTTATAGCATCTTAACCTGGGCTTGCGACGATATAGCCGGACGCGCGCCTTGACCCGGGCAACGCGGCGACATTTATAGTGAGGGCGCTTCGCAGCGCACCAAGGAGGACCGCCGACGTGGGCCCTATCGCTCCGCTCCAAAAGACGCTCACGGCCAGCCGTGACATTGACGCCCTCCATAATCTTGTCGATCAGGATATGGCGCGCGTCAACCAGATCATTCTGGACAAGGCCCACTCGGACGTGGAGCTGATCCCGAAGCTTGCCCAGCATCTGATCGACTCCGGCGGCAAGCGGCTGCGTCCGATGCTGACCATTGCCGCGGCCAAGCTCTGCGAGTATCAGGGCGCGGGGCATGTGACGCTCGCCGCGAGTGTCGAGTTCATGCACACCGCTACGCTGCTCCACGACGACGTCGTGGACGAAAGCGAGATGCGCCGAGGCAAGACCGCCGCGCGCCTGCTGTGGGGCAACGAGGCCAGCGTGCTCGTGGGTGACTATCTACTCGGCCAGGCCTTCAAGATGATGGTCGAGGTCGGCTCGCTCGGCGCACTCCGCGTGCTGTCAAACGCTGCTTCGGTGATCGCCGAGGGCGAGGTGATGCAGCTCGCTGCGGCCAAGAATCTCGCCACCACGGAAGAGACCTATCACGCCGTCATCAATGCCAAGACGGCGGCGCTGTTCGCCGCGGCTGCAGAAGTTGGTGCCGTAATCGCCGAGCGCCCGGAGACGGAGGCGCTGGCGCTGCACGAGTTCGGGCGGCATCTGGGCCTGGCGTTTCAACTGATGGACGACGTGCTGGACTATTCGGGCGAACGCGCGCGGCTGGGCAAGAATGTCGGGGACGACTTCTCCGAAGGCAAGGTGACGCTCCCGGTGATCCTCGCCCATGCGGACGGCACGCCGGAGGAACAGGCTTTCTGGCAGCGCACGATCGCCGAGGGCGACATTCAGGACGGTGATCTGGAAACCGCAATGACCCTGATCGCCCGTCACAATGCCCTGGACCGCACGATGGAGCGGGCGCTCTCGCACGGGGAGCGCGCGACTCGCGCGCTGGACGTATTCCCTGACGGGCCGATCAAGTCCGCGCTGCTTGACGCCGTCGGCTTCTCGATTTCCCGCGCCAACTGAGCCTTACGACGTTCCCGCCAGATGCTGCTCAGGGTCCACCGGGCGCGCGTTCTTGCGTAGCTCGAAGTGAAGCTGCGGCTTCGTCACCGCCCCGGTGACGCCGGCGCGGGCGATCATCTGGCCGCGCTCGACGGTGTCACAGCGCTTCACCATGATCTGGTCGTTATGCGCATAGGCTGACACCCAGCCGTCGGCATGGCGCACCAGCACCAGCTTGCCCAATCCCGTGAGTTCATCGCCGGCATAGACCACGACACCGTTCTCGGCGGCCTTCACTGGCGTGCCACGCGGCACCGAGATGTTGATGCCGTCGTTGCGCTCGCCGTTCGACTGCTCGCCGAAGCGCGAGATGATCAGGCCGTTCGCCGGGCGGCGGAAGTTGGCGCCGCTGCGCGCGGGCGGATTTTTCATCAGCGCGCTGCACTCAGCGGCGGATGTCTTTTGCTCGCTGGCGACCTGGCGCTCCGTGGTCGGTTCGGCGCGCGCGACGCGCTCGGGCTGCTGATCGTTGGAACGCGCAACGCGGCTGGGCTGCCGGCGCTCCGGACGCTGTTCAGGTGCTGGCGGCGGTGTGACGCGCGCGGCGCGCTGCGGACGGGCGCTGCTGATGCGTTCACGGCGCGGCGCGGGTTGACGCTCGACGCGCGCGGCGCGACGGCGATCGCGGCTACGGCGCTCCTCGTTGCCCCGATCGGCGCGATAGCGGCGACGATCCTCGCGGCTTTCGAGCCCGAGCAGCAGCGGGTCGGCGTACAGCGCCTCATCGTCGTAGCGCCGCTCCCGGCGTACCGCATAGCGGCGCTCGCGCGGAGCCTCCCGCGTTTCAGGACGGCGAGGGGCGCGACGGGCCGTGCGACGACGATCGGGCTCGCGTTCACGGAGTTCGTAGTTTTCGTCAGGGATGTAGAGCGTATCGCCAACGCGGATCAGGCCCGGATCGGTCAGTCCGTTGACCTCCGCCAACTCGTCGACGCCGACGTCATAGCTGCGGGCGATGCTGTAGAGCGTGTCGCCGTCACGCACGGTATGCGTGGTCCGGCGCGGCGGACGTGGGTCGCGCGCGTAGGCGGGCTCCGCCCTGCGACGTCGTTCGTATTCGCGCAGCGGCTCGCGATCGTCAGGCAAGCTGCGCGTAACCGGGTCGCCATTCCACTGGGCGCGACGGCTGCGCAGGTCGCTGCGATCGGCGCCCCGCCAGGATGCAAACCCCTCCTCCGCATACCGCTCTTCATTGTAATGGAGCTGGGCAGTTCGCGATTCTCGGGTTTCGTAGTCGAAGCGCTGGACCTCCTGACTACAGCCCGCAACGGCTAGCGCGATGATCGCCGCGCAAGTCAGCCGCTTCGCCGGCCGGAAGGGCCGGATGCGCGCGTCCTTGGACCGAAACCCGGGTTCGCAAACCGCTACG from Dichotomicrobium thermohalophilum carries:
- the trmFO gene encoding methylenetetrahydrofolate--tRNA-(uracil(54)-C(5))-methyltransferase (FADH(2)-oxidizing) TrmFO → MTTEKLQPIHVIGGGLAGSEAAWQAANAGVPVILHEMRPTRETDAHKTDGLAELVCSNSFRSDDAETNAVGLLHEEMRRAGSLIMAAGDRHQLPAGGALAVDREGFSADVTRHIHEHPLITVERGEIAGMPPEDWDSVIIATGPLTSPALSEAIQALTGESELAFFDAIAPIVFRDSIDFDVCWFQSRYDKPGPSGTGADYINCPMDKAQYDAFIDALLDAETVGFKDWEKDTPYFDGCLPIEEMAARGRETLRHGPMKPTGLTNPRDPDTKPYAVVQLRQDNALGTLWNMVGFQTKMRYGEQTGVLRMIPGLENARFARLGGLHRNTFLNSPKLLDETLRLRACPRLRFAGQITGVEGYVESAAIGLLTGRFAAAERLGKTITPPPAVTAMGALLAHITGGHIAAPDDGGGARSFQPMNVNFGLFPPVEVPRTGEDGRRLKGKAKSLTRKKAMSERALQAIDAWLGPARAAAE
- a CDS encoding membrane lipoprotein lipid attachment site-containing protein produces the protein MRKLLFAATAVVVLSGCTYERTGSPSLHYNEFKTVPPRGNTVTVCHAYGCQEQTKFRFTSADIAKIRNIIRTTKKADTPHEERRGVAYAIAWIEKRVGKAIGTDKDRAGMEFAGSGDPTQQDCVDEATNTTSYLMVMQHNNLLKHHRVARPFSKGNILMGVKYWPHWTAVLVENETGQRYAVDSWIYDNGVNPAVVKAEEWYLEDLDNLPDSTT
- a CDS encoding ParA family protein produces the protein MGTILAVANRKGGVGKSTVATMVAHAFSVWGEMRVLLIDVDAQANASLILIGGENWVKARKRNATLADYIYDFFPLKPVEPASYILPEASDLRAQDGGVPPLTLMPGSLEIEDREHEIMVRLASQGTPFHQVEEAVTTRFRTLLRHAGDGYDLVILDCPPGISFSTRASIAVADIVLVPFRPDYVSLFAVDRIGRMIEECYPPRQLKDIPMDQRRYVTLANMYRETSIHDRLVDEMAAFHPIMETRIPQTAAIANAFDWEANRRTIRQKYKSALPHVETLYSELLPLVERRRSSGEETSA
- the glyS gene encoding glycine--tRNA ligase subunit beta, whose product is MPDLLLELFSEEIPARMQARAEADLQKLVCDALAEADFTFGATETFSTPRRLALTIEGLAERSPPRREERKGPRVGAPEKAIDGFLRAAGLEALDQCETRADKRGEYYVAVIERAGETAADALARIVPQVVRKFPWPKSMRWGTGALRWVRPLHGIVCTLDGAVVDLEVDGIRSGDVTQGHRFMAAEPDNLIRPKSISIARAQDYATALEKVNVIVARPKRAQLIREEARRLASEQDLELVEDHGLIDENAGLVEWPVVLSGTFDADFLDIPPEVLMTSLKEHQKCFSLRRSDGTLANRFIVVANIEADDGGRAIIEGNERVIRARLSDAKFFWDNDRARGLEAMAPKLDQITFHDKLGTVGERVDRIARLARAIAPVVGADADRAERAARLAKADLVSETVGEFPEVQGVIGRYIALESGEDEAVADAIAMHYKPVGPSDEVPSARESIAVALADKLDMLAGFWAIGEKPTGSKDPFALRRAALGVVRIILENRLRLNLLSYFAMPIANVWLHVSQEQHERYVAEAFDLETHGLAPQGYADLIADRLDTFEHAEAFAEKTKQAALAVALDLLGFFADRLKVHLREQGVRHDLIDAVFGLAGQDDLLIIVARVEALGRFLETEDGANLLAGVKRAANILRIEEKKDGRSYDGKPQPKLFALDEERALHDAIKGVNRTLAKALQAEDFEKAMGEIAKLRAPVDAFFDHVTVNADDPRQRENRLKLLAQIRAAAGQIADFSKIEG
- a CDS encoding DUF6446 family protein; amino-acid sequence: MKGRVLIVGFLLFTVVFGAALWYFQTRAYYEEIKADSVEIAGQSYPVSDWRGIDAPTSPLKLRACFNLAEAPDAPVAEDAAPLVAPDWFDCFDAEALSGALKAGEAKAYLAARDEFGVTNRIVARFPDGRAYMWRQLKPDLEE
- a CDS encoding glycine--tRNA ligase subunit alpha — protein: MEQRTGHTAAPAASHLRPKESFQDLILTLQHYWGAHGCVILQPYDMEVGAGTFHPATTLRSLGPRPWKAAYVQPSRRPGDGRYGENPNRLQHYYQFQVAWKPSPPDFQELYLGSLLAIGIDPQRHDIRFVEDDWESPTLGAWGLGWEVWCDGMEVSQFTYFQQVGGFDCNPVTGELTYGLERLAMYVQGVDNVFDLNVNGRTGDERVRYGDIFLQPEQEYSRYNFEHADTDKLFQHFRDAEGQCQALLDAGEAGERHLMALPAYDQCIKASHIFNLLDARGVISVTERQSYILRVRELAKKCCAAWLKTEGGGA
- a CDS encoding S49 family peptidase, with the protein product MARINVLGPLRAVLPEAWTAAGTLIPVIRLTGTIGMATPLRQGLSLSVVAGVIERAFSFKDSPAVAVIVNSPGGSPVQSRLIYQRIRAMAQEEAKKVYVFAEDVAASGGYILALAGDEIFADASSIVGSIGVLSAGFGLHEAIQRLGVERRVYTAGEKKMTLDPFQPEDPEDVERLKRIQKIVHQDFIDLVKQRRGSKIEQAGDDLFTGEFWTGRQAQELGLIDGLSDVRSRMREVYGEDVRLRLISPERSLFFRRARGVGVSRAEMPDLSRGLTHGWADELVSALEERALWARYGL
- a CDS encoding tRNA1(Val) (adenine(37)-N6)-methyltransferase, with amino-acid sequence MSDDHIESLTDDAFLGGALHLLQPLKGARAGTDAVMLAASVAADGPVRALEAGCGVGAVALCLAWRLPRLHVTGVEIDAALSELARRNAASNGLSDRVEIINGDVTGPFPALEAKGIRREGYEHVVANPPYLPAKSARAPGNADKRRAHVMTRGGLDAWVRFLATCARPRGRLWMIHRADALPAVLAALEGRFGGVRLFPLFPRADAPATRIIISATKGSRAALQMLPGLTLHRPDGRYTDTAEALLRYGAALPLDEAAEQ
- a CDS encoding DUF2007 domain-containing protein — translated: MKILLQTNDAVLISFVESLLTEANIDHAVLDGHMSVMEGSIGILPRRVMVEDEDWRRAVDLMTEAGIDISAHPYER
- a CDS encoding polyprenyl synthetase family protein, producing MGPIAPLQKTLTASRDIDALHNLVDQDMARVNQIILDKAHSDVELIPKLAQHLIDSGGKRLRPMLTIAAAKLCEYQGAGHVTLAASVEFMHTATLLHDDVVDESEMRRGKTAARLLWGNEASVLVGDYLLGQAFKMMVEVGSLGALRVLSNAASVIAEGEVMQLAAAKNLATTEETYHAVINAKTAALFAAAAEVGAVIAERPETEALALHEFGRHLGLAFQLMDDVLDYSGERARLGKNVGDDFSEGKVTLPVILAHADGTPEEQAFWQRTIAEGDIQDGDLETAMTLIARHNALDRTMERALSHGERATRALDVFPDGPIKSALLDAVGFSISRAN